One window of Globicephala melas chromosome 5, mGloMel1.2, whole genome shotgun sequence genomic DNA carries:
- the ENAM gene encoding enamelin, producing the protein MFEQDFEKPKEKDPPKTESPATDPSVNSTVPETNSTQSNAPNPRGSQGGNDTSPTGNSVQGSNTVSNPTAQNSPAVNVSGQGVPRSQTPRGPSQTNIHENYPNPNIPSFPAGRQWRPTGTATGHKRNGPFYRNQQIQRGPRWKSFVLEGKQAVRPGYPIYRRAYASTARGNSPNYAGNPANFRRKPEGPNKHPVGTNVAPLGPKHGTVGHNENIQNPREKPVSQKEGIVIPTRDPSGPWRNSQDYGVNKSNYKLPHPEDNMLVPNFNSIGQRENSYYLRGDSRRAPNSNGQTQSQNLLKGIILEPRRVPYESEINQPELKHSIYQPVYPEGFPSPAREHFNAGRNTWNQQEISPPFKEDPGRHEEHLPHPSHGSGGRVYYPDYNPYDPRENSPYLRSNTWAERDDSPNTMRQPENPHYPMNTPDPKKTIPYNEEDPIEPTGDESFPGQSRWSVAESSFKGDPTVRHYEGEQYTSNQPKEYLPYSLDINPSKPRKDFLYGEFYPWSPDENFPSYNTAPTEPRPVESRGYYANNAVGQEESTMFPSWNSWDHRIQAQEQKERKPYFNRNFWDQPTNLHKAPASSPYQKENKPYSSDSPAGLQKNPIWHEGENLNYGMQTTRLNSPEREHLVFPDLIPPSYPAVQKGAHLFHLSQRGPCCAGGSTGPKDNPLALQDYTPSFGLALGENQDTSPVYIEDSQTTHVRHTISPTSILAGQRNSSEKRLPGESQNPSPFRDDMSTLKRNTPRSINQLGQRGIMPFPETSSLQSKNTPCLKSDLGGKGNILEQIFEGNQLNERTVDLTPEQLVIGTPDEGPKPEGIPSEVQGNEGERQQRPSSILQLPCFGSKLTKYHTSSTGTPSSIGRQGSFDGDPIMPTEIPNSLAELATRAQFQNINVDPLNADEHTLFDSLQVGTNPQDQVQDCLLLQA; encoded by the coding sequence ATGTTTGAACAAGATTttgaaaaaccaaaagaaaaagatccTCCTAAAACAGAGAGTCCAGCCACTGATCCTTCGGTTAATTCAACAGTTCCTGAAACTAATTCTACCCAGTCAAATGCACCCAATCCCAGAGGGAGTCAGGGTGGAAATGACACCAGCCCAACAGGAAACAGTGTCCAGGGGTCTAACACTGTGAGCAATCCTACAGCTCAAAACAGCCCTGCAGTAAATGTTTCAGGCCAGGGAGTTCCAAGAAGTCAAACCCCACGGGGACCAAGTCAGACAAATATTCATGAAAATTATCCAAATCCTAACATCCCTAGTTTTCCTGCAGGAAGACAATGGCGACCTACTGGCACCGCTACGGGGCACAAACGTAATGGGCCTTTTTACCGAAATCAACAAATTCAAAGGGGTCCCCGGTGGAAATCCTTTGTTTTGGAAGGCAAACAAGCAGTTCGCCCAGGATATCCAATATACCGCAGAGcttatgcttccactgcaagagGCAACTCTCCCAATTATGCAGGAAATCCAGCAAATTTCAGAAGAAAGCCTGAAGGGCCAAATAAACACCCTGTGGGAACCAATGTTGCCCCTCTGGGTCCCAAACATGGTACTGTTGGCCACAATGAAAACATCCAAAATCCAAGAGAGAAGCCAGTAAGTCAAAAAGAAGGAATAGTCATTCCTACAAGGGATCCAAGTGGCCCCTGGAGAAACTCTCAAGACTATGGAGTTAATAAATCAAACTATAAACTGCCTCACCCTGAGGACAACATGCTAGTCCCAAATTTTAATTCTATTGGTCAACGTGAAAACTCTTATTACCTGAGAGGAGATTCCAGAAGAGCTCCAAATTCTAATGGACAAACCCAAAGCCAGAATTTGCTCAAAGGGATTATTTTAGAGCCAAGAAGAGTTCCATATGAGTCAGAAATTAATCAGCCAGAATTAAAGCACAGTATATATCAGCCTGTGTACCCTGAGGGATTTCCTTCCCCTGCAAGGGAACATTTTAATGCTGGAAGAAATACTTGGAACCAACAAGAAATCTCTCCACCTTTTAAGGAAGATCCTGGAAGGCATGAAGAACACTTACCTCATCCTTCCCATGGCTCTGGAGGACGTGTTTATTACCCTGACTATAACCCCTATGATCCCAGGGAAAACTCACCATACCTTAGAAGTAATACATGGGCTGAAAGAGATGATTCTCCCAATACAATGAGGCAACCTGAAAATCCACACTATCCCATGAATACTCCAGACCCAAAAAAGACAATCCCTTATAATGAAGAAGACCCAATAGAGCCAACTGGAGATGAATCTTTTCCAGGACAAAGTAGATGGAGTGTGGCGGAGTCAAGCTTTAAAGGAGACCCAACAGTTAGGCACTATGAAGGCGAGCAATATACCTCAAATCAACCAAAGGAATACCTTCCCTATTCCTTAGATATTAATCCATCAAAACCCAGGAAGGATTTCCTTTATGGTGAATTTTACCCCTGGAGCCCAGATGAGAATTTCCCATCATATAATACAGCTCCCACTGAACCGCGGCcagtggagagcaggggctattATGCTAATAATGCCGTTGGACAAGAAGAAAGCACTATGTTTCCTTCTTGGAATTCCTGGGACCACAGAATTCAAGCCcaagagcagaaagaaagaaagccataTTTTAACAGAAATTTCTGGGATCAGCCAACAAATTTACACAAAGCCCCTGCTAGTTCACCATACCAGAAGGAGAACAAGCCTTATTCCAGTGACTCCCCAGCTGGGCTTCAGAAAAATCCAATATGGCATGAAGGTGAGAATTTGAATTATGGCATGCAGACCACTAGGTTAAATTCACCAGAAAGAGAACACTTGGTTTTCCCAGACTTAATTCCTCCAAGTTACCCAGCAGTTCAAAAAGGAGCACATTTATTTCACCTAAGCCAGAGAGGCCCTTGCTGTGCTGGTGGCTCCACAGGGCCCAAGGACAATCCACTTGCTCTACAAGACTACACTCCATCTTTTGGTCTTGCACTAGGGGAGAACCAAGACACCAGCCCTGTGTATATAGAAGACAGTCAAACTACGCATGTAAGACATACTATCTCCCCGACAAGCATCCTAGCTGGCCAAAGAAACAGCTCAGAGAAAAGACTGCCTGGAGAAAGTCAAAACCCAAGTCCTTTCAGAGATGACATGTCCACTCTGAAGAGGAACACACCACGTTCTATAAATCAGTTGGGCCAAAGGGGAATTATGCCCTTTCCCGAAACCAGTTCCCTTCAATCAAAGAATACACCTTGCCTCAAAAGTGATCTTGgaggaaaaggaaacattttggaACAAATATTTGAAGGCAACCAGCTCAATGAAAGAACTGTTGATCTTACTCCTGAGCAGCTTGTTATTGGTACACCTGATGAAGGTCCCAAGCCAGAAGGAATTCCAAGTGAAGTGCAAGGAAATGAGGGTGAAAGGCAGCAGAGACCATCTAGCATCCTACAGTTACCATGTTTTGGCTCCAAATTAACAAAGTATCACACCTCCAGCACTGGAACTCCATCTA